A stretch of DNA from Mesomycoplasma lagogenitalium:
ATAATTACTTCCATTACTTATCAAGCGTTTTTAGAAAATGAAAAAATAAATCTAAAAGATGTTCAAGAAAAAATAAAAAAACAAGTTAGAAAAAAAATGTTTAAATTGTATGATAAAGAACCAATAGTAGTAACGGTGTTTTATGAAATATAAAAAAATAAAAAGAGAATTTAGTTTTGAAAAATTTAAAAATAGCAAAATGCTTTGATTCAGCATTCTTCTATTTCATTTTGCTCTTTTTATTTTTTCTTTTTTAAATTTAGAAATTATTACAACAATTTATTCATATACAATTGGAGCAACTTTTGGAAAACTTTCATATATTTACTTTTTTATTGTTTTGATTTTATGTTTAGTTAAATTAGTCAGCGATGACATTTTAATAATAAAAGGCTTTAAAATTAATTTTTGATTTTTTACAATTTCGGGCTGATTTATTTCGATGTTAGTTTTTTTAATTGAAAAAGATAAAGGTTTTAATTTAGAAATAGGTGCTACAGTATGAACTAATTCATTTAATCAGTGATGATTAGATTTTCAAGGATTAGAAACTGCTAATTCATTGTTACCTAATTTTAATCATTTAGGAGTATTTAATACTTTAATTTATAGTATTTTAAAATCAACCACAACAACAATCGGAGTTTTATTAATGCCATTTTTAACATTAATAACACTTATATCAATTGAAATTTTCTTATTTTTTAGACAAAAAAACATTTATATGATTAAAAAAAATAAAAAATGAGAAAATAGGGTTAAAATAAAAGAAAAAAAAGAAGGAGAAAATAAAGGGTTTACAAACAATCAAAATTTAGAAAAAAATAAAGTTGATACTACAAATAAAATAGAAAATAGTTTTTTTGCTGAAAAAAAAGAAAAGGAACTATCTGCTAATTTAAATTTAGATAAAAAAGAAAATGTTAATAATTTTTCTAAAGAATCAAATTTTGGTTTAGAAAATAATCAAAACAATCAAGAAATTAATTTTGATTCTGTTTCTAGTGAAACATTGCCATTTGATAATCCCTTTGATTAAATTATGAAAATACAAAAAATGTCGTGAGCAGATGCTCAAAAAGTAATCGATAATGGAGTTGTATATTTAGAATTTACAACTGAATGATGTGGAGATTGCAAAATGATGGCTCCAGTTGTTAAACAAGTAGAACAACATTTTCAAAATGAAGAAAGAATAAAAATGATAAATGTTGATGCTGAGGAAGCTAAATTATTTAGACAAGCAAACACAAGATTTGAAGTTCTTAGAGTGCCAACACACATTGTTATGAAAGACGGGAAAATTTTAAACAAAGGCTTTGAATATTTTCCAAAAGATATTTTAATTGAGTGAATCGATCAAGCTCTTAAAAAATAAATATTATCCATTGACAAAACAAATATAAAATAATATTAAAAAATACGCTGCTTTTAAATTTTAAAGTGTCGTATTTTTTTAAACTTTTTTAATAACTTTATGAAGTTAATCATTTATATTTATTATATAAATATTAATTAAATGGTAAAATTAAAAGTAATTATGTTTAATAAAGTGAAAAAATTTTTTAATACTTCAACTGAAATGAAAATAGCCCAAAAACTTTTGAAAGAAATTAACAAATTACGCTCTAAATATTCTTCAATGAGCAATGAAGAATTACAAGGGCAAACCCAGATTTTTAAAGATAGATTAGCAAAGGGAGAAAAATTAGAAGACATTAGAGTTGAAGCTTTTGCAGCCGTTAGAGAGGCAACTAGAAGAGTCTTAAATAAATTCCCTTATGATGTGCAAATGTTGGGGGGGATTATTTTAGATCTTGGTTCTGTTGCAGAAATGAAAACTGGTGAAGGAAAAACAATTACTTCTATTGCTCCCGTTTATTTAAACGCTCTTGAAGGTAAGGGTGTAATAGTTTCTACCGTTAATGAATATCTTTCAGAGCGTGATGCAACAGAAATGGGTGAAGTACATAATTGAATGGGATTAACTGTCGGAATTAATAAATCGCAAATGGATTCTCACAGAAAAAGAGAAGCATATGCTTGTGATATTACTTATTCAATTCACTCTGAATTAGGATTTGACTATTTAAGAGATAATATGGTTACCAATAAAGAGGCTAAAGTTCAAAGAGGATTAAACTATGTTTTAATTGATGAGGTTGATTCTATTTTAATTGATGAAGCAAAAACTCCATTAATTATTTCAGGTGGAGAAAAAGGTTCTTCCAATACATATTTTGCTGCTGACCAATTTGTTAGAACTTTAGTTCCGGATGATTATTACATCGATATGGAAAGTAAAAGTATTAAATTAAATGATACTGGTATTAACAAAGCTAATAAATTTTTTAATATTGATAATTTATACAACATTGATAATTCTGAATTAGTTCATCGAATTCAAAATTCTTTAAGAGCACATAAAATTATGAAAAAGGATGTTGAATACATTATAAAAGATCAAAAAATTGAATTAGTTGATACTTTTACCGGAAGAATTATGGAAGGAAGAAGTTATTCTGAAGGATTACAACAAGCAATTCAAGCAAAAGAAATGATTGAAATTGAGCCAGAAACAAAAACATTAGCCACTATTACATATCAAAATTTTTTCAGAATGTTTAAAAAATTAGCTGGAATGACAGGAACAGCTAAAACCGAAGAACAGGAATTTATTGATATATATAATACAAGAGTTAATGTTATTGAAACCAATAAACCAATAATTAGAATTGATGATAAAGATTTAATTTACAGTTCTTTCAAAGCTAAATATCAAGCAATTGTTAACGAAATTAAAGCAAAACATGCAATAGGTCAACCGATTTTAGTAGGAACAGCACAAGTGGATGAATCGGAATATTTACATTCATTATTAGCAAAGGAAGGAATACCTCATACTGTTTTAAATGCTAAGCAAAATGAATCAGAAGCAGAAATTATTTCTAAAGCCGGAGAAGTGGGAGCTGTTACAATTGCAACTAATATGGCTGGTAGAGGAACAGATATTAAACCAAGTCCTGAAGCACTTGCAAAAGGTGGATTATATGTTTTAGGAACAAATAAATCTGAGGCAAGAAGAATTGATAATCAATTAAAAGGGCGTGCTGGTAGACAAGGAGATGTTGGTTATTCTAAATTCTTTTTATCAATAGAAGATCAATTAATGGCTCGTTTTTCAAACTTTGAAGCAATTAAAGAAAGTTATGGCAATTTAGGCGATGAGCCAATAAAAGGAAAATCAATTCATAAATTTTTTCAACGCGCACAAAAGAAAATTGAAGGATTTAACTACGACAATAGAAAAAATGTTTTAAGTTTTGATGATGTTATTAGACAACAAAGAGATTTGGTTTATACCCAAAGAGATATTATTTTATTAAGTGAAAATTTAGATCATTATATTGAAAGAATTATTAACAGAGGTGTTAATAATTTTATGAATTTTGAATATATTGTTATGAGCAATAATGAAGTTAATTATGAAACATTATTACAATTTTTAAATGAAAATTTTACAAGAATTTCCAAAATTAAATTCACTTATAAAGAAATTAGCGAACATCATTATGACGAATTAAAAGAGTATTTAATTAAAAGATTTAAAGAAATTTATTTTAGTACTTTAAGAGATAATTTAAAAAATAATGTAGGTGAAGAACAAGTTGTTTCAAACGAAAGGCACATTTTATTAAGTGCATTAGATCAAAAATGACAAAATCATATCGATATAGTTGATAAATTGAGATCCTCAGCTAATTTAGTGCAATATTCGCAAAAAAATCCTTTTCAAATTTTTACTGAAGAGGCAACTAAAAAATTTGAAGCATTTATTAACGAAAGTGCTGATGTGGCTTTTGTCGGACTTTTTAATAATAGAAATGCAATGAAAATTGAATACACCGAAATAGTTCTATCAGATGGAAGAGTATTAAAACTTGATTCAGAAACTCCAAAAGAAATAATTGAACACATTCGTTTACAAGAAGAACAAAATATTCAACTTAAAAATCAAGCACTACAATATCAAGAAGTAACATTAGAAGATGGAACTGCTTTTAATGTTCCTAAAGGAATTAAAGTTTCAGAAATAAAAGATTTAAATGATGCACAAACATTAATAAATAAAAATAATGATGAAACACAAAATAATTAGTTATATTTCTATAATTATTTTTTATATTTTAATTATAGTTTCACTATTTGAAACCTTTTATTATCAGCAAAATAATATGATGCATAAAAATTTAATAATAATTAATTTTTTTATTTCAGGAATAACAATTTTAATAGTTTCTGGAATAATTTTTTTTAAGTTATTTTTTGTCAAAAACACAAAACGTCATTTTTTATTAGATAAAAGATTTCAACAAGATTTTTGTAAAATTTTTAAAACTAAAAATATTTTATTGTTTTTTATTTTGATAATAACAATTTTATTTTTAATATTTATTATATTTTTAATTTTTTGACTAGAAAATCAATATATAAAAAACTATAATTTAAGTTCATCATTATCTTACCCTTTTCTTTTTATATTCCTTTATTTTTGATTAAACTATAAATGTCATAATATTTAAAAATATTTCATAAAAAAACTTCCTTAATGGAAGATTTTTTATTGATTTATTTTCCGTTTTCTTTAGTTTTGAAAAATGATAAAATCGATTCTGTTACTTCTTTAATATCAATTTTGGAATGTAGATCTTTATCATCAATCGATTGGTGAATTGTATTTGATAAATTTTCAATTGTTTGTTTTTCTAGTGAACTAGCAATACTCATTAAATATTTATTTTCACTATCTAGATTTGGATTTTGTAATTTAGCTTCGTTATAAAGTCTTTCAATATTTTCTGTAATATAATTAGTTAAAATTTCTTTTTTATCTTTTTCATTAGCACTTATATATCTTGGATTTTCAATTTTTAGTTGTTTAATTGCTTCATCTACTGCAGAATTTAAAGTTGATTCAACATTAAAATTGTCAATATTATTTTGAATTACTGGAATAATTGCATTTAAAATTCTTGAATCATTTAATAAGTTTGACACACCTTTTAAAGTATCATTTAATTTTGTTCTTTCTTCTGGTGTTAAACTACTTGGATCTTTAGATAATAATGAAACAATATTTGTTAAATCTGCGACAAATTCACTTGCATTTTTAATATTTGAAAATAAAGAATCAATAGATGAACCTTTTCATCCTGTTAAAACAGAAACACCTATTTTTGAAAATTTATTAAAATTGCTTTCTTTTTGTGGTGAAGCAACCAATAATACATTAGAAAATGCAAGTGTTCCGGGAACGGTCAATACGGCATTAGTTAAACCGAAAATAAATTTTCTAATAATTTTTCTTTTTC
This window harbors:
- a CDS encoding thioredoxin family protein; protein product: MKIQKMSWADAQKVIDNGVVYLEFTTEWCGDCKMMAPVVKQVEQHFQNEERIKMINVDAEEAKLFRQANTRFEVLRVPTHIVMKDGKILNKGFEYFPKDILIEWIDQALKK
- the secA gene encoding preprotein translocase subunit SecA codes for the protein MFNKVKKFFNTSTEMKIAQKLLKEINKLRSKYSSMSNEELQGQTQIFKDRLAKGEKLEDIRVEAFAAVREATRRVLNKFPYDVQMLGGIILDLGSVAEMKTGEGKTITSIAPVYLNALEGKGVIVSTVNEYLSERDATEMGEVHNWMGLTVGINKSQMDSHRKREAYACDITYSIHSELGFDYLRDNMVTNKEAKVQRGLNYVLIDEVDSILIDEAKTPLIISGGEKGSSNTYFAADQFVRTLVPDDYYIDMESKSIKLNDTGINKANKFFNIDNLYNIDNSELVHRIQNSLRAHKIMKKDVEYIIKDQKIELVDTFTGRIMEGRSYSEGLQQAIQAKEMIEIEPETKTLATITYQNFFRMFKKLAGMTGTAKTEEQEFIDIYNTRVNVIETNKPIIRIDDKDLIYSSFKAKYQAIVNEIKAKHAIGQPILVGTAQVDESEYLHSLLAKEGIPHTVLNAKQNESEAEIISKAGEVGAVTIATNMAGRGTDIKPSPEALAKGGLYVLGTNKSEARRIDNQLKGRAGRQGDVGYSKFFLSIEDQLMARFSNFEAIKESYGNLGDEPIKGKSIHKFFQRAQKKIEGFNYDNRKNVLSFDDVIRQQRDLVYTQRDIILLSENLDHYIERIINRGVNNFMNFEYIVMSNNEVNYETLLQFLNENFTRISKIKFTYKEISEHHYDELKEYLIKRFKEIYFSTLRDNLKNNVGEEQVVSNERHILLSALDQKWQNHIDIVDKLRSSANLVQYSQKNPFQIFTEEATKKFEAFINESADVAFVGLFNNRNAMKIEYTEIVLSDGRVLKLDSETPKEIIEHIRLQEEQNIQLKNQALQYQEVTLEDGTAFNVPKGIKVSEIKDLNDAQTLINKNNDETQNN